The genomic stretch TGAATCTATATTTTTTCACTCACAAAACTTACTACCCGAGTGACTCATTACGGAGTCCTGTAAATAAAGCTAAAGCCATACAGAAATTTAAGGAAAATGTAACTTTTAAACAGAGCAGCTCTGGTGTCACTCTGTCAAACTCAGGTCCAGCTGTGGCCTGTGAGGGTTCTGCAGCTCCCTCTGGTGGTTTCTGATGAAACAGTGCCAGTAAACTCCTGTCTTTCCTCCATTCATTTCAAGTTTTGAAAACTTTTACTGCTTATGTCCACTTTGCGTTTATTCTATAATCAATTAAATATATGGATACTACGTGTATAACTAATTTGATTGTTAGAACCTTTATGTACACAAAATGTACTAGAATAGAAAAGAGCTCCACTGCAACACGTTGTTCACTTTTTTGTGCCATTTAACAGACACACTACAATAGCAGGatacaaataaatataacaatataatatatatgtattttgtcatttatatttatgtgtgtattgATATATTTCCCCACATTACTGCAGCCAAACAACAGAATTTAAAGGTTTCTAATTACATTTCCATTGCACCTCAATGACTGAATATCTCATCAGACACGTGCTGTTAACTGTTTGTGTGAATGATTGCAGGTTTTTCCCATCCTTCTGATCACAGGAACGTACGCATATGCATGTATGCTAGACTATCACGTGTAATCTCTTTAACATTTAATCTGGagtatttacattttatcaGTGTACAAGACGTGGATTGTGCATGAATGGGTAGGACTGTTTCTGCTGACAGATTATAAGGTTGAGCAGTAGAGACCTATCAGCTGTCAGACTGTGTCACTGCTTTTATCTCACAGCTTTGTTTTGGCCTTTTGATGATTAAATGCAATCGCATTATTCCTGCACAGTAAGGACAGATTATGGGACGTGCTGTCATGATCCCAAAGCTACATCCCAGATTCAGTCAATTTTACACATCAGTTTACTCCATTACAGTGCAGTCCAACAAGCTTTATTGACATGTAGAAGCTTTACAGCAAATGAACCTGAAAGTGTTTGGATTAGGATTAGAGGCAGATTTGTAACAGGAAACCTATTAAAAATGATGTATaagtgtatatataaaaaataattctgTCAGATTAAGGAAAACTTCTCCTCTGAGCTTTTATGTTTATCCATCTTTCAAGCAGGAACTTCTGATAACCCGCTGCCCCATTTCAAGACACAGGATGTTATCATTTCACTTCAATCTACAGAGTTTTAGTGACATCATTGAAGCGCTGTCCAGGGTTGTTTATTGTGTGAGGGGTGGAGCGATGTGGGAGGAGCagagtaaatttaaaaaaagttgtcATTTCCTCCACTATAAAATTACCATTAACCACCTTTTAAACAAGGACATCCTTCCCAGTTAGGAGCTCTGCTGCAACATGTCATTCACTGATGCCCTGACAATCATCGGGGGACTTACTGTGGCTTTGTACCTGCTGAGACTCGCCTGGAGATGCTGGTGTGGATTCAGACAGTATGTTTTATCAGAGCATTGGCAGGTGGACCTAAGGACATATGGACAATGGGCAGGTAAAGTCAAAGGCTCTGTTGTCTTGGAGGTTGAAAGTGTTAAATAATGGGTGTGAATAGAGCATTTCAATACAGCTTTGACTCAGTAAATATGTTACTTAGGGTGACACACCAGGCTAGAATACAACTGGGGACATAAGATGCATCCCCTGTTGGGGAAACAgtattttgatgtgtgtgtgtgtgtgggggggggggtcctatGTGTTGCAATTGGTCACCAGTTTGAAAGTGAAATTCAACATCTGAACTGTCATTCAAGATTAACTTCCATGTGCACACTAGTTCATGACGTACTCGATAAGCTGTTCACATTCCTACCTGATGAGGCATTTCCATCTAATTATCTACAATCATCTCAGTCCCTTTTCCTCTCTACTTTGCATCTGTCTGTCATCTTATTTCCCACCAGAACAGGAGAATCAAACATTTGTTTCTAACATTGCATTTGGACAACTAAAAAACTAAACTTTGGACCTGAGAAAAGTCAATAATGCATATCTAGGTTTTATTTATTCTAAAGTTAAATGGATTTAAATGTATCTGTGCTGTCTCCTTTGTGCAGTTGTCACTGGTGCCACATCTGGAATTGGCAAAGCTTATGCCAGTGAGGTGAGTCACCAGTTTCTATCAGTATTATCAAACAGCTTGATTATGTCTCTGCATTAAATTCTCATGTGCTAGTGCTCCTAGCTTCCAAATATCAATATTAAAAAGCAATCAGTCTGCCCTGATAGTCTGAGAGGTCACTGACTGCCATTCAGCATCAGTTCTGTCAGAGCAGTGCTGCTTTATTAAGACTCCTAAACATTACAGTGAAGAATAACTGCATAACTTTAGGTGAGGCATAGTTAACTGTATATAAAATAAACCCTTAAACATTATATTTGTTTAAGGAGTTTTCATCTCCTTCTAGCTGGCACGCAGAGGTCTGGATGTTGTTTTGGTAAGCAGATCTGAAGAAAAGCTTCGAATGCTGGCCAAAGAGATCAGTAAgtcaaattaaaaatgtgtttatattctACTGCTTCTgtgaaacaacaaacacacaattgcATGTGTTCTTCAGAGGAGGAGTACGGACGAAAGACTCGAATCATCCGAGTGGACTTCACAGGCAGTTACAGCATCTATCCTGCTATAGCTGAGGAACTACGAGGCCTGGAGATTGGAATTCTGGGTAATATAGAACAACTAAGCACTGGAAAGTTGTTGAGATGATCTGCTGTGTGATCACTTAGACATGAGCAACATGAACAATGATATATGCTGATACTGAGAGACTAATTATgtgaatgaaaaataatatCCATTGGTTAACGAATGGTAAAATGATGATGTTTATGTCTTTATACCCCACACAGTTAACAATGTGGGAATGACCTGCAGTGATCATTTCTCTTATTTCCTGGAAATCCCAGAACAGGTAAGACAGTATAAGAACAGATAAGTACACTTTGTACTCATTCAGGCTGATCTCGGTTTTTCACTTCAAAACTTCAAACATTGTCTTTTATTCTGAGCAGAAAATCACTCAGGTCATCAACTGTAACATGCTGTCCGTCCCTCAGGTAAGTGTCTACATGCAGACATTAGCATCAGGAAGGCACTTTCATTTTGTCATCTTaacagtttttcttttgctATCAGATGACTAGACTGGTTCTCCCACACATGGTTGAAAGGTACTgacacatacactcacatgtGGTTATTTTGAGATAATGAGGGTAGATATAATATGAGTCTGTGATGGTTTATTCTCCCCAGAGGCACAGGATTGATCATCAATATCTGTGTTATACAACATGCTCAGAGATCAGTATATGTGACTGGGGTGACTCCATGAATCAGAAGC from Parambassis ranga chromosome 14, fParRan2.1, whole genome shotgun sequence encodes the following:
- the hsd20b2 gene encoding hydroxysteroid (20-beta) dehydrogenase 2 isoform X1, whose product is MSFTDALTIIGGLTVALYLLRLAWRCWCGFRQYVLSEHWQVDLRTYGQWAVVTGATSGIGKAYASELARRGLDVVLVSRSEEKLRMLAKEIKEEYGRKTRIIRVDFTGSYSIYPAIAEELRGLEIGILVNNVGMTCSDHFSYFLEIPEQKITQVINCNMLSVPQMTRLVLPHMVERGTGLIINISSQVGIRPQPLLALYSATKIFVTYFSQCLHAEYKSKGITVQVKDAAASQCVVPCMVSTNMTNNLKVNCFVKSASGFAREALNTVSHSSYTSGCLSHALQNAALTVLLPDWLRMSTFLIRKLRNHPKVTNYEGSVCKE
- the hsd20b2 gene encoding hydroxysteroid (20-beta) dehydrogenase 2 isoform X2 — protein: MSFTDALTIIGGLTVALYLLRLAWRCWCGFRQYVLSEHWQVDLRTYGQWAVVTGATSGIGKAYASELARRGLDVVLVSRSEEKLRMLAKEIKEEYGRKTRIIRVDFTGSYSIYPAIAEELRGLEIGILVNNVGMTCSDHFSYFLEIPEQKITQVINCNMLSVPQMTRLVLPHMVERGTGLIINISSQVGIRPQPLLALYSATKIFVTYFSQCLHAEYKSKGITVQCVVPCMVSTNMTNNLKVNCFVKSASGFAREALNTVSHSSYTSGCLSHALQNAALTVLLPDWLRMSTFLIRKLRNHPKVTNYEGSVCKE